The DNA region CGGGCCTCGATTTTGATCGTTTCCTTGTAAGGAACCTTCGGCGTCGCCATGGTCACTTCCACGCCGTATTTCCGCTTCAGTTTTTCGACGGTGATTTCCAATTGCCCCTGGCCGACGCCCGCGAGGATGAATTCCTGCGTCTGCTCGTCGCGGCGGATGCGCACGGTGGGGTCTTCCTCGCAGAGGCGCGCGAAACCGTTTTGGATTTTATCCTCGTCACCCTTGTTTTTCGGCTGAATCGCAAAATTGATCGACGGCTCCGGGAAGTGCAGCAGGTCGAGCACGACGCCGACTTTTTCGTCGCAGAGCGTGTCACCCGTCGCCGTATCCTTCAGCTTGGCCACCGCGACGATGTCGCCGCAGACCGCCTGATCGATGGTGTCGCGATCCTTGCCCATGACCTTAAAGACCTGCCCCCACCGTTCCTTGCCCTTGCGGGAGGAATTGTTGGCGGTGGAGTCGGAAGCGGTCGCGCCGGAGATAACCCGGAAAATCGACAACTTGCCGGCGTGGCGGTCGATGATCGATTTGAGCACGATCGCGGCAAACGGTTCATCCTCGTGGCCTTTGCGCTCGATGATTTCATCTTTTTTGTCGGGATTGTGGCCGACCCAAGGCTTCACCCGATCCAGCGGGCTGGGGCCCGCGTCGGCGATCAGGTCCATCAACGGTTGAACGCCGATGTTTTTCGTCGCGCTGCCGCAGAGCAGAGGAACCAGGGATCCGTTTTTCAATCCGGCCCGGAGCGCGTTGGCGATGGCTTCGGGGGCGAGAGTTTCGCCTTCGAGATAAGCCATCATCAGGGTTTCGTCGTTTTCGGCGATGGCTTCGATGGCCTTGGTGCGGTATTCCTCGACTTCGGCTTTCAGGTCGGCGGGGATTTCCGCTTCTTTCATCGCGCCGGAGCCGTCGCGTTCCCAGACGAAAGCCTTGTTATTGAGCAAATCGACGACGCCCTGGAAGGATTCTTCCTGGCCGATCGGGATCTGCAGCGGGGTCAGGGTGACTTTGAACGAATCCTGAATGTCCTTGACGGTTTCCTTGAAATTGGCGCGTTCACGATCCATCCGGTTGATGAAGATCAGTTTGGATACACCGAGCTCGGTCGCCAGTTCCCAGAACTTGGTCGTCTGGACCTGCA from Myxococcales bacterium includes:
- the fusA gene encoding elongation factor G, yielding MKVIESGKIRNVGLFGHGGSGKTSLAEAMLFDGKATTRLGKVEDGNTIMDWEPEEIAKTASISTGLASVDWDKVRLNILDTPGGANFTSESRNMLAISDLAVITVCAASGVQVQTTKFWELATELGVSKLIFINRMDRERANFKETVKDIQDSFKVTLTPLQIPIGQEESFQGVVDLLNNKAFVWERDGSGAMKEAEIPADLKAEVEEYRTKAIEAIAENDETLMMAYLEGETLAPEAIANALRAGLKNGSLVPLLCGSATKNIGVQPLMDLIADAGPSPLDRVKPWVGHNPDKKDEIIERKGHEDEPFAAIVLKSIIDRHAGKLSIFRVISGATASDSTANNSSRKGKERWGQVFKVMGKDRDTIDQAVCGDIVAVAKLKDTATGDTLCDEKVGVVLDLLHFPEPSINFAIQPKNKGDEDKIQNGFARLCEEDPTVRIRRDEQTQEFILAGVGQGQLEITVEKLKRKYGVEVTMATPKVPYKETIKIEARARYRHKKQTGGRGQFGECELVVKPLPRGSGYQFVDKIVGGVIPRQFIPAVDKGIQERLPRGVLAGNPIVDVEVAVVDGKFHPVDSSEQAFKMAGRMCMKAAIAAAKPILLEPIMNLEVIAPETNTGDIMGDLSSRRGRPSGMSSKGKNTIIKAQVPLAEVLRYEPDLRSMTSGQGSFTIEFSHYEEVPGDIAQKVIDSAQKETEEEE